The Mangrovibacterium diazotrophicum DNA window GGGTCGAGGATCATGCCCGCGCGATTGATGTGATTTTCCACAGCGGGAAAATCGGAGAAACTTACAACATCGGTGGTCACAATGAGTGGACCAATATCAGCCTGATTAAACTGATGTGCTCGATTATGGACCGTAAACTGGGACGCGAAGCTGGCGAATCGGAAAAACTGATCACCTACGTGAAAGACCGCGCCGGTCACGACCTGCGTTATGCCATCGATTCAACCAAATTACAAAAGGAACTGGGATGGGTTCCAAGTCTTCAATTTGAAGAAGGACTGGAGAAAACCATCGATTGGTACCTGACCAACGAAGAATGGATGCTGAATATCACCAGCGGTGATTATCAGCTCTATTACGAAGAACAATACGAGAAACGTTAAAAAGATGTTGAAGAAATATTGAATTGTTGATGTGTTTAATCGTTGAAAAAAATCAACTCTATTCAGCAGTTCAACTTCTTTCAACAGTTAAACAATTCAGCATTCTTTCAACAGTTCAACAATCTTTCAACAGTTCAACAATCCAACATATGAAAGGAATCATACTAGCCGGCGGATCCGGCACACGCCTATACCCGATCACCAAAGGCATCTCGAAACAGTTATTGCCGATCTACGATAAACCGATGATCTATTACCCGCTGTCGGTTTTAATGTTAGCAGGTATTCGCGATATACTCATCATATCGACTCCCGAAGATCTTCCCAACTTCGAAAAGCTATTGGGAAGCGGCAAAGAACTCGGACTAAACTTCAATTACAAAGTGCAACCCAGTCCTGATGGGTTGGCTCAGGCCTTTACCTTAGGAGCCGAATTCATCGGTGATGACGATGTTTGCATGGTTCTTGGAGATAACATCTTCTACGGTCATGGGTTTACAGACTTACTCAAAGAAGCACGTAAAAATGTGGAAGTCGAGAAGAAACCAACAGTATTCGGATACTATGTGAACGATCCGGAACGCTATGGTGTTGCCACTTTCGACGAAAAAGGCAACGTAACTTCAATTGAAGAAAAGCCTGCCAAACCGGCTTCGAATTACGCGGTAATTGGCTTGTATTTCTATACCAATGACGTGGTTAAAGTGGCTTCAGAAATCCAGCCTTCTCCTCGTGGCGAATACGAAATTACGACAGTTAATCAACACTATCTGTCTGAAGGACGATTGAAAGTAGAATTGATGGGCCGTGGTTATGCCTGGCTTGACACCGGTACTCATAAATCGTTCCTGGATGCAAGTACCTTCATCGAAACTGTCGAAAGCCGCCAGGGCCTGAAAATTGCCTGCATCGAAGAAATTGCCTATAAAATGGGCTACATCAACAAAGAGCAACTGCTCCAACTGGCGGAACCGTTAAAGAAAAACGACTACGGTCAATATTTGATTAAGCTGGCGAAATAGAGACATAGAACGAGGTAGAGCGTTACTGCAATATTCCTCTTCGAATAAATGCCATTGCGAACGTAGTGAAGCAATCTCTTTTTAGCTTCGATGAAAATATTGCTTCGTCGTTACTCCTCGCAATGACGAATATATAATGGAGAGTGATAACTCGCTTCACTCGCGAACTACAATTAATTAGCGTACTAAAACGAAAAAAATGAACATCATCCCAACCAATATACCCGATGTCTTAATCTTCGAACCAAAAGTCTTCGGGGATTCGAGAGGTTATTTTTTTGAGTCATTCAGACAAGACGTATTTCAAAAAGCAGTCGGTAAAATCCATTTTGTGCAGGATAACCAATCGAAATCGTCCTATGGTGTTTTACGGGGCTTACATTTTCAACGCCCTCCTTTCACGCAATCAAAACTGGTACGTTGCATGGAAGGCGAAGTTTTGGACGTAGCTGTTGATATTCGGGTTGGTTCACCAACTTACGGTGAGCACGCAGCCGTTCGACTTTCGGCTGAAAACCAGCGGCAGTTATGGGTCCCACAGGGATTTGCACACGGCTTTGTGGTATTAAGCGATACTGCTGTTTTCGCCTACAAATGTGATAACTACTACGCTCCGGAATACGACGGCGGCTTATTGTGGAATGATTCCGAACTTGGAATCGACTGGCTGGTACCAGCTGATGAAATTCGATTATCAGACAAAGATCAGAAACAACCCGTATTTAGCTCAATCAAACATTTCAACTACGACGATTTTAAACAAGAAAAAGTTTATCCAAAGATTGGGTAATTTATTGAAAGGTGTTGAATTATTGAACTGGTTGCTGCTTTCGGCTTGGAACTTAAAACTTGGAATTTGAAACGGTTCAATCTTTTGCGTAGGAATTCAACGAGCTGAGAGCGATTTAACGAATCAACACTTCAACGTCTTTCCATAAAGATATTATCAAATCACTTCTATCCGGATCATAGGAGCCTTTCATCCGGATAGTTTTTCTATTTTTGCGCCAAAACAAATTTAATGTCCGAATATATCGCTGCAAGCATTGCTTTCCTGATCCCGCTCATTGCTGTTTATATTGTTCAGCCATCGGTCGCAAAAGTAGCCCTTGCCAAAAACTTTATTGCAGAGCCCGAAGACAAACTACCAGGCATTCCCTTGTTAAGTTTGGGCGGTGTCTCCATGTTTATCGGGATCAATCTTTCGATTGCCTTGATTAGCAACCGTACAGGCTTCGTTAGCATGCACGACTTACTTGCAGCTCTTATCGTTTTGTTCTTCAGCGGCTTCCTGATGGATACAAATCTGGCTTTCCGATACTTCCGTTTCGCCGTAAAAATGCTTGCTGCAATTTTGGTTGTTGTTCGTTTTCACGAAGGTCCACAGCCTCTATTTTCGATGCTCCCCACATGGATGGATGTTATTCTGCAAATAGGATTTATCGTCGTTTTTATGTTCGCTTTTCATCGCCTAACCAAAGCCAGAAAAACCCTTTTTCTACTTTTGGGATTAGTGAATGCAATTGGGCTTGGCCTTTACTTCGGTACAACAGCTAATGTTCAATATTGGGCAATTCTGGCTTTTAGTTTGGCTGGCAGCCTTGCCGGTATATTAAGCTACAGCCGTTATGCGCTATACCGCCAAAAACCGCTTCCCCTGATTGGACATACAGGTATTTATATATCGGCTTTGATCCTGGCCACACTATGGCTAAACGTCTTGTTTTTGAATCCGATTTTTTAATAAAAGAAAAGCGGCAACATTAATAAGTAATGTGATTTATCTTGTTCAAAAGATACACATCCTTCTTCTTATTTATGTTTCAGGACGGCTTCGTTTAATCTCCATTCTTCAGACCTGCTCCATCGCTCCATCGACAAAAAAAGCTTTCAAAAAAAACAGTTCAATCGTAAATATTTTGTAAAATAATTGCGATCTTCGAACTGCCCTGTGTATCATTGAGAGTAGAGAAGAAAAAAAGCCATGAAAAGAACCTTACCGTTCCTTTTTGTCTTGTCGTTATTTTCATTGACTGCTTTTTCGCAACTCAGCGAAGTTTCGGTTAGTGCGACAACATTAGGAAAAAAAGGAAGTGAAGTGCCGTTCTGGTTTACACACAACCAATTCGGGAAATACGAGCAACAAGTCAGAAGTCAATTTCAAACAGAAGTCGATTATTCCGGCATTTATCCAATCGACCAGAATTTCAATGTTGTAACTGGCGTTGATTGCGCAGTTTCATACGATGCTTATTCAAGCCGTTTTATGATTATTCAAGGCTACGCCGGCCTATCCAATCGCCTTGCAATATTTCGTATCGGGGCATTTGCCAACGACATTGAATTTGACAACCTATCGACGTCAAACGGTGATATTGTGAGTTCAGTCAATTACAGACCAATTCCAAAGATTAGCCTGACCAGCAACGACTTTATACCCTCACCTGTTTGGAAGAAATATTTCTCTTTCAAATTCGCTTACGAAGAAGGTTTTCTTGAAAACGACCGCTATATCCGCAACGCGATGCTTCATCACGACCAGCTGTACATCAGATACCGAGCTTCACAAAAGTTAACCGTAACAGCCGGTGTCAACCGCTACATTTTTTGGGGAGGTACACAACCCGATGGAGAGCAACTCCCAAGCGACTTTAAAAGCTATGTTCGTTATTTAACTGGTCGCAGTGGTGACAGCCAGTTTTTGCAGACCGACCGGGATAACGTTGCCGGAAACCAGCTGGGTAGTTATTTACTAAGCCTGAGACATTCATTTAAAGCTTGGGACGCTGAATTCCGCATGACACATCCCTTTGAAGATCACTCCGGAATGGAATTCGACAATTGGCGGGATAACCTGATCACCTTGTTCATCAACCGAAAAAAGAAAGGGCGTCCTGTTGATGCTCTTCTGTTCGAATTTATGTACACCAAGGACCAAAGTGGAGATCGACACCAATTAACCGGCCCCAGATCCCAACGCATGCGAGGACTGGATAATTACTTCAACCATGGTGTTTATAAAAGTGGTTTCGTGTACAAAGATTACAGCATGGGAACGCCTTTATTTACACCAATTATCTATCCGATGAGTTCGGGAAAAGGCTTTGCCAATAACCGGGTGGTTGCCTGGCATGTTGGGGCTAACGGGTACATTCTAGCCAACCTAAGTTGGAGAACGTTGATAACCTACACACGAAATTTTGGAACCTATTCTCGCCGGCTTGAACCCTACCGCTACCAATGGTATACAATGGGTGAATTGAACTGGTTGATTCCGGAACAAAAATTTACGATCACCGGTTTGGCTGGAATTGATTACGGAGATCTAAGCGGAAAAAAACTCGGACTTGGACTAACTTTAAAGAAAGATTTCTAGAACAAATATTCAGATTACCGGACATCGGATCACCAGTTTTTCAGATGTTGAATCAACAAAAACTAACGAAAGGTACTTGAAGGCTGTAGAAAAAAGATAGTACACTAGCCGGGCAACCCGAATTTGAAAAAAACGATCATGCCCTCAATGCAAAAGATAACTTCGCGCCTCTGCGTCTTTGCGTCTTTGCGTGATAGACTTTCAACAAAAAGACGTTAGATCAAAGCTGTCGAACCTCCGATCTAACGTCTAATATCTCGTGATCAAATGATCGTTTATTTTGCTTCTTGCAGCAGGAACTTTTTGAACGTTTCAAACTCCTTGTCCATCGGGACAGAAAGCTTTTCACCTTTCATAAACTCCGCCAATTTCTCAGGTAGTGCAACATTGCCTTTTCCAATAATCGACTCAACTGTCTCTGTGAATTTTGCGGGGTGTGCTGTCTCCAGGAAGACACCAACTTCACCTTCCGCCAAATCTGTTGCTAACGCTTTATAAGCGCAGGCACCATGCGGATCAAGCAAATATTGCTTTTCTGTGAATACATTAAACAAAACCTCACGAATTTCGTCGTCGCTGTACCGGAATCCCTTCATCACTGACGAAATTACTTCGTGTGAATGATCGTATAGATCCAGAATACGGGCAAAGTTACTCGGATCACCGACATCCATCGCGTTGGCAATGGTTGCTACCGACGCACGAGGCTCGTATTTGCCGGTTTGCAAATATTTGTAGACAATATCGTTTTCGTTGTTGGCAGCGATGAAACGCTTCACCGGCAAGCCCATTTTTTGAGCGAATAAACCAGCTGTCAAGTTACCAAAGTTACCGCTAGGCACCGCGATCACCAATTCATCCTGCAAGCCCTTCTCCTTCAATCTCGCGTAAGCGTTGAAATAATAAAACGCTTGTGGCAGGAAACGAGCGACGTTGATGGAGTTGGCGGAAGTCAGGGTCAAGTTGCTTTTCAATTC harbors:
- the rfbA gene encoding glucose-1-phosphate thymidylyltransferase RfbA; this encodes MKGIILAGGSGTRLYPITKGISKQLLPIYDKPMIYYPLSVLMLAGIRDILIISTPEDLPNFEKLLGSGKELGLNFNYKVQPSPDGLAQAFTLGAEFIGDDDVCMVLGDNIFYGHGFTDLLKEARKNVEVEKKPTVFGYYVNDPERYGVATFDEKGNVTSIEEKPAKPASNYAVIGLYFYTNDVVKVASEIQPSPRGEYEITTVNQHYLSEGRLKVELMGRGYAWLDTGTHKSFLDASTFIETVESRQGLKIACIEEIAYKMGYINKEQLLQLAEPLKKNDYGQYLIKLAK
- the rfbC gene encoding dTDP-4-dehydrorhamnose 3,5-epimerase, whose amino-acid sequence is MNIIPTNIPDVLIFEPKVFGDSRGYFFESFRQDVFQKAVGKIHFVQDNQSKSSYGVLRGLHFQRPPFTQSKLVRCMEGEVLDVAVDIRVGSPTYGEHAAVRLSAENQRQLWVPQGFAHGFVVLSDTAVFAYKCDNYYAPEYDGGLLWNDSELGIDWLVPADEIRLSDKDQKQPVFSSIKHFNYDDFKQEKVYPKIG
- a CDS encoding MraY family glycosyltransferase — encoded protein: MSEYIAASIAFLIPLIAVYIVQPSVAKVALAKNFIAEPEDKLPGIPLLSLGGVSMFIGINLSIALISNRTGFVSMHDLLAALIVLFFSGFLMDTNLAFRYFRFAVKMLAAILVVVRFHEGPQPLFSMLPTWMDVILQIGFIVVFMFAFHRLTKARKTLFLLLGLVNAIGLGLYFGTTANVQYWAILAFSLAGSLAGILSYSRYALYRQKPLPLIGHTGIYISALILATLWLNVLFLNPIF
- a CDS encoding capsule assembly Wzi family protein; the encoded protein is MKRTLPFLFVLSLFSLTAFSQLSEVSVSATTLGKKGSEVPFWFTHNQFGKYEQQVRSQFQTEVDYSGIYPIDQNFNVVTGVDCAVSYDAYSSRFMIIQGYAGLSNRLAIFRIGAFANDIEFDNLSTSNGDIVSSVNYRPIPKISLTSNDFIPSPVWKKYFSFKFAYEEGFLENDRYIRNAMLHHDQLYIRYRASQKLTVTAGVNRYIFWGGTQPDGEQLPSDFKSYVRYLTGRSGDSQFLQTDRDNVAGNQLGSYLLSLRHSFKAWDAEFRMTHPFEDHSGMEFDNWRDNLITLFINRKKKGRPVDALLFEFMYTKDQSGDRHQLTGPRSQRMRGLDNYFNHGVYKSGFVYKDYSMGTPLFTPIIYPMSSGKGFANNRVVAWHVGANGYILANLSWRTLITYTRNFGTYSRRLEPYRYQWYTMGELNWLIPEQKFTITGLAGIDYGDLSGKKLGLGLTLKKDF
- the thrC gene encoding threonine synthase, translating into MQYYSTNKSVPKVSLKEAVTKGLADDKGLFMPERINPLPASFFEKINQLSFQEIAFEVAKAFFGEDIPEADLKELVFDTLQFDCPVVPVQDNIYSLELFHGPTLAFKDVGGRFMARLLSYFLKGNSEHVNVLVATSGDTGSAVANGFLGVEGIHVYVLYPKGLVSEIQEKQFTTLGQNITAIEIAGTFDDCQRLVKTAFLDEELKSNLTLTSANSINVARFLPQAFYYFNAYARLKEKGLQDELVIAVPSGNFGNLTAGLFAQKMGLPVKRFIAANNENDIVYKYLQTGKYEPRASVATIANAMDVGDPSNFARILDLYDHSHEVISSVMKGFRYSDDEIREVLFNVFTEKQYLLDPHGACAYKALATDLAEGEVGVFLETAHPAKFTETVESIIGKGNVALPEKLAEFMKGEKLSVPMDKEFETFKKFLLQEAK